The stretch of DNA GCCTCGGCAACTTTTGTGCTTTTTAATTTAGGTAACTTTTCCTCATTTAAGAATGCACCATTACCTTTTATAGAGTGATATAACTCATCTAAAACAACATCATAAATAAGTCCAATTTTACCAACACCATCTTCATATACAGCAACAGAAATAGCAAAGTTTCTTTGCTGATGAACGAAATTCATTGTTCCGTCGATAGGGTCGATTATCCATACTGTTCCCTTCAATTCCTCTATTTCATTCCCAAATCCCTCTTCACCTAATATTTGATGTTCAGGATATGTCTCATTTATTTTTTTTATAAAAAACTGCTCAATTTCCTTATCCATATTAGTTACTAAGTCATCAGGAGCTGATTTTGTATGTATTAGCAATTCATTTTGAAAGGAATTTCGAATTATTTCGCCTGCTTCTTTCGTCCATTTTTTCGCATTAACATCAATGTCATACCATTTCATAGATCTCTCGCCCACTTTCATCAAATCAATTACTATTTACTTTAGCTTACTGAAACATTTACATTAAATCAAGATTGGAGCCTGACCTCATAGAAAAACGAACCACCAAGGTTCGTTATGAGTAAATAACTACTTTACTTCTTGTAAACTTGACATTTCTTCTTGTAATTTTTTTAATTTTGTTTTCGTTTCTCTTATCTTTTTTACATCATTTAATTCCAACGCTTCGTATAAAGTAGCAAGCTCATAATCAATTTCTAACTTTAATACCGAACGTCTATTTTCTATCGTTTTCTTTTTCCATGGTTTCATTACTTGCTCCATATTCTTTCCTCCTTTTCCCATCCCCGCTTACCACTTAGAAACATAGAATAAGAATAATTTGTTGGTATATATTATGAGGAAAATAAATGATATGGAACTAAATTTCAGTACCATTTTTTTGTGGTAGTTAGAATTGTTATGGTAAAATGGTGTCGAATATGGCGATTGTAGAGGAGGAATAGAGATGAATACACAGTTTTCAGGATTTAAAGAAGAAGATTTTAACGTATTTACAATAGATGGATTAGAAAACCGCATGGAGGCATTGCAAACATTTGTACAGCCTAAATTTCATGTATTAGGTGAACATTTCGCATCTGTTTTAAGCGGACAAACAGGGGACGAGATGTTTTATCATGTAGCAAAACATGCTCGTAGAACGACAAATCCTCCCAATGATTCATGGGTAGCTATTGCTGGTAATAAACGAGGATACAAAATGGTTCCTCACTTCCAAATTGGCCTTTGGGAGACACATGTTTTCGCATGGTTTGCTGTCATATACGAAGCAAACATGAAACAACAGTTTGGGAAAGAATTAATGAAAAATGTTGATACTATATACGAAAAAATTCCTAAAGATTTTGTTTGGTCTAAAGATCATATGAAGCCAGAAGTATTAAAACAAGGAGACCTGTCCAAAGAGGAGCTTTTAACACTATTTGAAAGACTTGCAACTGTTAAAAAAGCGGAAATACTTTGTGGTATACATATTCGAAAAGAAGAAGCAATTTCATTATCTGGTGAAGAAACGATAAAAAGATTTGAAGAAACATTTAAAACAGTACAACCTTTATTTGACTTAAGTAAGGCAGCAGTTTAAATAATGAAAAAGGTGTTCACTTCATTACAGTGAGCACCTTTTTTGATCAGAGTAATTATTACATTTTTATTCTTTCTCCAGCTGGAGCATTTTTAGCTTTTTGAATTGTTTTATAAGAAGAATAACCAGATAACTCTTCATATTCATCCGTTAATT from Sutcliffiella cohnii encodes:
- a CDS encoding inositol monophosphatase family protein; the encoded protein is MKWYDIDVNAKKWTKEAGEIIRNSFQNELLIHTKSAPDDLVTNMDKEIEQFFIKKINETYPEHQILGEEGFGNEIEELKGTVWIIDPIDGTMNFVHQQRNFAISVAVYEDGVGKIGLIYDVVLDELYHSIKGNGAFLNEEKLPKLKSTKVAEAVIGMNVTWVTENKRINPTILAPLAKAVRGTRSYGSAALEMAYVATGRIDAYITLRLSPWDFAAGLIIVEELGGYVTTLKGEPLNLLAQNSVFVSKPGLHEEIMNDYLYKYKG
- a CDS encoding YktB family protein, producing MNTQFSGFKEEDFNVFTIDGLENRMEALQTFVQPKFHVLGEHFASVLSGQTGDEMFYHVAKHARRTTNPPNDSWVAIAGNKRGYKMVPHFQIGLWETHVFAWFAVIYEANMKQQFGKELMKNVDTIYEKIPKDFVWSKDHMKPEVLKQGDLSKEELLTLFERLATVKKAEILCGIHIRKEEAISLSGEETIKRFEETFKTVQPLFDLSKAAV